A region of Candidatus Margulisiibacteriota bacterium DNA encodes the following proteins:
- the metF gene encoding methylenetetrahydrofolate reductase [NAD(P)H] — protein sequence MKASKALNRTDRPTLSFEFFPPKTPEGEAHLLAAIGKLGQFNPDFVSVTYGAMGTTRAKTFYWAEQIKKKFKIEPVAHLTCVGAERNDLSAQLKQLAKLGIENILALRGDPPTGETKFTPPKNGFRYASELVEFIKSEQPKFCIGVAGYPEKHTEATAMKNDISNLKKKIDAGAEYIITQLFFNNQAYFYFVDQCRSAGIKVPIIPGQMMITSARQIKTLTEKCGATIPKELLEKIEKNAENPDAIKRISTEWTLEQTRELIIGGVNYFHFFVMNQAEPISTVLSELGF from the coding sequence ATGAAGGCAAGTAAAGCGCTGAACCGGACCGACCGGCCGACCCTCTCTTTTGAGTTCTTCCCGCCAAAAACCCCGGAAGGGGAAGCCCATCTCCTGGCCGCGATCGGAAAACTTGGTCAATTTAACCCCGATTTTGTTTCGGTCACCTACGGGGCGATGGGAACAACCCGGGCCAAGACCTTTTACTGGGCGGAACAGATCAAAAAGAAGTTCAAGATCGAACCGGTAGCCCACCTGACCTGCGTCGGGGCCGAGCGCAATGACCTCTCCGCTCAACTCAAACAGCTGGCCAAGCTGGGTATTGAAAATATCCTCGCCCTGCGGGGTGATCCACCAACCGGCGAAACCAAGTTCACCCCTCCCAAGAACGGTTTCCGCTATGCATCCGAGCTGGTCGAGTTCATTAAATCGGAACAGCCGAAGTTTTGTATCGGGGTCGCCGGCTATCCGGAAAAGCACACCGAGGCGACCGCCATGAAAAATGATATCTCCAACTTAAAGAAAAAGATCGACGCCGGGGCCGAGTATATCATCACTCAATTATTCTTTAACAACCAGGCCTATTTTTATTTTGTCGATCAATGCCGCTCTGCCGGGATCAAGGTCCCGATCATCCCGGGGCAGATGATGATCACCTCGGCCAGGCAGATCAAGACCCTGACCGAAAAATGCGGCGCGACTATCCCGAAAGAATTGTTGGAGAAGATCGAAAAGAACGCGGAAAATCCCGACGCGATCAAGCGGATCAGCACCGAATGGACGCTGGAACAGACCAGGGAATTAATTATTGGCGGGGTCAACTACTTCCACTTCTTCGTCATGAACCAGGCCGAACCGATCTCGACCGTCCTTAGCGAACTGGGATTTTAA